From the genome of Candidatus Poribacteria bacterium, one region includes:
- the rpsL gene encoding 30S ribosomal protein S12, with amino-acid sequence MPTINQLIKKPRKKSRKKTKSPVLEQCPQRRGICLQVKTVTPNKPNSALRKVARVRFTSGYEATCYIPGIDHNLQEHSVVLVRGGRVKDLSNVRYHIVRGKLDTAGVDNRRQGRSKYGARKPA; translated from the coding sequence ATGCCAACAATTAATCAATTAATCAAAAAGCCGCGCAAAAAGTCCCGGAAAAAGACCAAATCTCCGGTACTGGAGCAGTGTCCCCAGCGGCGCGGCATCTGTTTACAGGTGAAAACCGTAACGCCGAACAAACCGAATTCGGCACTGCGTAAAGTTGCTCGGGTGCGTTTCACGAGTGGCTACGAAGCGACCTGTTACATTCCGGGGATCGATCACAATCTGCAAGAACACTCAGTCGTTTTAGTCCGGGGCGGGAGAGTGAAAGACCTCTCTAATGTCCGTTACCACATTGTCCGCGGCAAACTGGATACAGCAGGTGTCGATAACCGTCGTCAAGGCCGTTCAAAGTACGGCGCACGGAAACCGGCTTAA
- the rpsG gene encoding 30S ribosomal protein S7: MPRRGNISKRDVNPDAKYNSKLVSKFINSLMLDGKKSTAQSILYESFQIIESRANEDGFAVFRQAINNVKPVLEIRPRRVGSQTYQVPVDVKAERKQRLAFSWIIQSARGRGERRMAERLAGEILEASQNEGGAIRRKMDQHRMAEANRAFAHYRW; the protein is encoded by the coding sequence ATGCCGAGACGTGGAAACATCAGCAAACGGGATGTCAACCCTGACGCGAAATACAACAGCAAGCTGGTGTCAAAGTTCATCAATAGCCTCATGTTGGATGGCAAGAAAAGCACGGCACAGTCAATCCTATATGAGAGTTTCCAGATTATTGAATCCCGGGCGAACGAAGATGGCTTCGCCGTGTTCCGTCAAGCGATCAACAATGTCAAGCCGGTATTGGAAATTAGACCCCGGCGTGTCGGTAGTCAGACGTATCAAGTCCCTGTTGATGTAAAAGCAGAACGGAAACAGCGGTTGGCTTTCAGTTGGATCATTCAATCCGCTCGCGGCCGCGGCGAAAGACGGATGGCAGAACGTCTTGCGGGTGAAATACTCGAAGCGTCGCAGAACGAAGGTGGCGCGATTCGCAGGAAAATGGATCAGCATCGAATGGCAGAAGCGAACCGAGCTTTCGCGCATTATCGGTGGTAA
- the fusA gene encoding elongation factor G, with product MRNIGVMAHIDAGKTTVTERILYYTGKLYRIGDVDDGTTAMDWMVQEQERGITITAAATTCQWKKHQINIIDTPGHIDFTVEVERSLRVLDGAVAVFCAVGGVEPQSETVWRQADKYDIPRIALVNKMDRTGADFFRTVEMMEERLGATAIPVQLPIGSAEQFTGIVDLISMKGQIWNVGTDAGSDGTVIQETDIPREMEEMATEYRDRMLEAIADHDEELMHKYLDGVEISPEEIKTGIRNAVITGNIVPILCGTALKNKGVQPLLDAIVSYLPAPTDVPPVVGFHPKTEEAETRPPHDNEPFCALAFKIMTDPHVGKLTYLRVYSGILRKGDTVYNSKTRKHERIGRLMQMHANKREEHQAVHAGDIAAVIGLKDLSTGDTLCDPKAHITLETMVFPLPVMCIAIEPRTQSDIDKLNLALSKLAEEDPTFKVHQDSETGQTLLSGMGELHLEIIVDRLVREFNVSANVGNPQVAYRETIRKAVKSVGRFVRQSGGRGQFGHVVLEVEPVEKGSGFEFVDETKGGVIPQEYIPAVRKGVENAMNTGVLAGYPVVDVLVRLVDGSHHAVDSSEMAFSIAGSMAFKDAMKRGTPTLLEPIMDVEVIVPDEYLGKVIGDLNSRRSQIRETEMQAKSRIQVIHVDVPLSEMFGYVKTLRSLTQGRANYSMEFAHYNEVPTSVMEDLISSANR from the coding sequence ATGCGAAACATCGGGGTCATGGCGCACATTGATGCCGGGAAGACCACTGTCACCGAACGCATACTCTATTATACCGGTAAACTCTATCGGATCGGAGATGTGGACGATGGCACCACTGCCATGGATTGGATGGTGCAGGAACAGGAACGCGGTATTACGATTACTGCCGCCGCAACAACCTGTCAGTGGAAAAAACACCAAATCAATATCATTGATACACCGGGGCATATTGACTTTACCGTCGAAGTTGAACGCTCACTGCGCGTCCTCGATGGTGCAGTCGCAGTTTTTTGCGCAGTTGGCGGGGTTGAACCCCAATCTGAAACTGTTTGGAGACAAGCAGATAAATACGACATACCGCGAATCGCACTTGTCAACAAAATGGATCGAACGGGTGCCGATTTCTTCCGCACTGTTGAAATGATGGAAGAACGTCTCGGTGCGACAGCGATCCCCGTGCAACTTCCCATCGGTTCCGCGGAACAATTCACAGGAATCGTAGACCTCATCTCCATGAAGGGCCAGATCTGGAACGTTGGAACAGACGCTGGTAGCGATGGCACTGTCATTCAAGAGACAGACATCCCCAGGGAGATGGAGGAAATGGCAACCGAATATCGCGATCGGATGTTAGAGGCTATCGCTGATCACGACGAAGAACTGATGCATAAATACTTGGATGGTGTCGAAATCTCACCTGAAGAGATTAAAACAGGCATACGAAACGCTGTCATTACTGGGAATATCGTCCCGATTCTGTGCGGAACTGCTCTAAAAAATAAAGGCGTACAACCGCTCTTAGATGCGATTGTCTCCTATCTACCGGCACCCACTGACGTGCCACCTGTGGTAGGGTTTCATCCGAAAACCGAAGAAGCGGAAACACGTCCCCCACATGATAATGAACCCTTCTGTGCATTGGCGTTCAAGATCATGACGGATCCTCACGTTGGCAAACTTACCTACTTACGTGTATATTCCGGTATCCTCAGGAAAGGCGATACTGTCTACAACAGTAAAACTCGAAAACACGAGCGGATTGGGCGGTTAATGCAGATGCACGCCAACAAACGGGAAGAACATCAAGCCGTTCACGCAGGCGACATCGCCGCCGTAATTGGGTTAAAAGACCTCTCAACGGGTGATACGCTCTGCGATCCGAAGGCACATATCACCTTAGAAACGATGGTGTTCCCGCTGCCGGTGATGTGTATCGCCATTGAGCCTCGCACCCAATCTGATATTGATAAACTGAACCTCGCCCTTTCGAAGCTCGCTGAAGAAGATCCGACCTTTAAGGTGCATCAAGACAGCGAAACAGGACAAACCTTATTGTCGGGTATGGGTGAACTTCACCTTGAAATCATCGTTGATAGACTCGTGCGCGAGTTTAACGTCTCGGCGAATGTTGGCAACCCCCAAGTCGCCTATCGGGAAACAATCCGCAAAGCGGTTAAATCTGTTGGGCGTTTCGTGCGTCAATCTGGTGGTAGGGGTCAGTTTGGGCACGTTGTGCTCGAGGTCGAACCCGTTGAAAAAGGGTCAGGCTTTGAATTCGTTGACGAAACCAAAGGTGGCGTTATTCCGCAGGAATACATCCCTGCAGTGCGGAAAGGCGTTGAGAACGCGATGAATACGGGGGTTTTAGCGGGCTATCCAGTTGTTGATGTTTTAGTCAGACTGGTAGACGGTTCGCACCACGCCGTAGATTCATCAGAAATGGCGTTCTCTATCGCGGGTTCGATGGCATTTAAAGACGCAATGAAGCGTGGCACCCCGACGCTCCTCGAACCGATTATGGACGTTGAGGTGATTGTTCCTGACGAGTATCTCGGCAAAGTGATAGGCGATCTGAATTCGCGGCGTTCGCAGATACGTGAAACCGAAATGCAAGCGAAATCTCGTATTCAAGTTATTCATGTTGATGTCCCTCTATCAGAAATGTTTGGGTACGTCAAAACCCTGAGGTCACTCACACAGGGTAGAGCCAACTACTCTATGGAGTTTGCCCATTATAACGAAGTCCCAACAAGCGTGATGGAAGATTTAATTTCATCAGCGAATCGTTAA
- the rpsJ gene encoding 30S ribosomal protein S10 → MDNQKIRIRLKAFDYRLLDLSSKQIADTAKRTGAAVSGPIPLPTKKHIYTVQRSTFTDKKSREQFEMRIHKRLLDILETTPKTVDALMRLDLPAGVDVKITLL, encoded by the coding sequence ATGGACAATCAAAAAATTCGCATCCGGCTCAAGGCATTTGACTATCGGTTGTTAGACCTGTCGTCAAAGCAGATAGCAGATACTGCGAAACGCACAGGTGCAGCTGTTTCCGGTCCAATTCCACTGCCGACGAAAAAGCATATCTATACCGTTCAACGTTCAACGTTTACAGACAAGAAGTCGCGTGAACAATTTGAGATGCGGATTCATAAACGTCTGCTGGATATCTTAGAGACGACACCTAAAACTGTTGATGCCTTGATGCGTTTGGACCTGCCTGCAGGTGTCGATGTCAAAATTACGCTTCTATAG
- the rplC gene encoding 50S ribosomal protein L3: protein MVNGIIGRKVGMTQVFEDSGKAVPVTVIQAGPCPIVQLKTQEKDGYQAVQLGFGEQKENRTNKPKQGHFAKAGVDPAFALREFRVQSLDDVSVGSIVDASVFSEGELVDVTGTSKGRGFSGVVRRWNFAGGKKTHGGEQDLRRPGSIGASATPSRVFKGKRMAGRHGAKRHTIQNLSVIQADPERNLLVVKGAVPGPPNGLLLIRKASKARSA, encoded by the coding sequence ATGGTTAATGGAATTATCGGTCGCAAAGTCGGCATGACACAAGTCTTTGAGGACTCAGGTAAAGCGGTGCCTGTTACCGTCATCCAAGCAGGTCCCTGCCCCATTGTCCAACTTAAAACGCAAGAAAAAGATGGATATCAGGCGGTTCAATTGGGTTTCGGAGAACAGAAAGAAAATCGCACAAATAAACCGAAGCAAGGGCATTTCGCGAAAGCTGGGGTAGACCCGGCATTTGCCCTTCGGGAATTTCGAGTCCAGAGTCTTGATGACGTGTCTGTAGGAAGTATTGTCGATGCGAGCGTCTTTTCAGAGGGTGAACTTGTTGATGTGACAGGCACTTCGAAAGGACGTGGTTTCTCCGGTGTGGTGAGACGTTGGAACTTCGCTGGTGGTAAGAAAACTCACGGCGGCGAGCAAGATTTGCGTCGTCCTGGTTCCATTGGTGCGAGCGCGACCCCCTCCCGGGTCTTTAAAGGAAAACGGATGGCGGGGCGTCACGGTGCCAAACGGCATACCATCCAAAACTTGTCCGTGATCCAAGCCGATCCAGAGCGCAACTTATTGGTGGTTAAAGGGGCTGTTCCCGGACCGCCGAACGGGTTGCTGCTGATAAGAAAAGCATCTAAAGCACGGAGTGCATAG
- the rplD gene encoding 50S ribosomal protein L4, protein MSTLDVHNISGAVLREKELADAFTDAEVNGPVIHQCVVAYLANQRQGTASTKTRSEVKGSGRKLYRQKGTGRARVGHAKSPIRVHGGVAFGPKPRSYRQATPKRVRHLGLHSALADRFQNQQCILVEDFTLEKPRTKDIVSMLKAVNAEGKVLLVLNEHSQNINLSVGNIPQVNSCTWNHLNIYEVMWHDTLIITETAAEKLESKFINISSEIEG, encoded by the coding sequence ATGTCAACTTTAGACGTACACAACATATCCGGGGCGGTTCTCCGAGAAAAGGAATTAGCCGATGCGTTCACCGACGCTGAAGTGAATGGTCCTGTCATTCACCAGTGTGTCGTTGCTTACCTCGCGAATCAGAGACAAGGCACAGCATCCACTAAAACCCGGAGTGAAGTGAAAGGTAGCGGGAGGAAACTCTACCGCCAAAAAGGGACAGGTAGAGCGCGTGTCGGACACGCCAAGTCGCCAATTCGAGTACACGGCGGTGTAGCGTTCGGTCCGAAACCGCGGAGTTACCGGCAGGCTACTCCGAAACGGGTTCGCCACCTTGGACTTCACAGCGCACTTGCAGACAGGTTTCAGAACCAGCAGTGCATTCTCGTTGAAGATTTCACACTTGAAAAACCCCGCACCAAAGACATAGTTAGCATGCTTAAGGCGGTCAATGCGGAAGGGAAAGTACTGCTCGTTTTGAACGAACACAGTCAGAATATCAACCTTTCTGTCGGGAATATTCCACAAGTTAACAGCTGCACATGGAATCACCTCAACATTTATGAGGTGATGTGGCATGATACGCTGATAATTACCGAGACCGCCGCCGAGAAGTTGGAATCCAAATTTATCAACATCAGTTCAGAAATAGAAGGATAA
- the rplW gene encoding 50S ribosomal protein L23: MKDVYQVILQPLITEKSTVLRESNKYAFIVDRKATKPQIRQAAEELFDIEGDILKIRTMRVRGKPKGKMLRYQRGRKPHWKKAIITLKEGATIQAFDTI; the protein is encoded by the coding sequence ATGAAAGATGTATATCAAGTCATATTACAACCACTAATAACGGAGAAGAGCACGGTACTCCGTGAATCTAACAAGTACGCCTTCATTGTCGATCGTAAGGCAACGAAACCGCAAATTCGTCAAGCCGCGGAAGAATTGTTTGACATCGAAGGGGATATTCTTAAAATTCGCACCATGCGTGTTCGTGGTAAGCCCAAAGGTAAAATGTTGCGTTATCAACGGGGCAGAAAACCACATTGGAAGAAAGCGATTATTACCCTGAAAGAAGGGGCAACGATCCAAGCGTTTGACACCATATAG
- the rplB gene encoding 50S ribosomal protein L2 gives MRVPKTYSPITPSRRFMTGYTFEEITRSKPEKSLVKGAKQNAGRNAKGRLTVRRRGGGHKRRYRVIDFKRDKFGIPAKVAAIEYDPNRSAHIALLHYVDGEKRYILAPVGVQVGDMLQSGEDAEIRAGNALPLDRIPLGSSIHNIEMRPGKGGQLVRSAGAAAQLVDREGKYARIRLPSGEIRLVPVRGMATLGQVGNVSQIVIGKAGRSRWLGKRPKVRGVAMNPIDHPHGGGEGKSSGGRHPVTPWGVPTKGYKTRKPKKKSNRYIVGKRK, from the coding sequence ATCAGAGTGCCTAAAACTTATTCACCCATAACCCCAAGTCGCCGGTTCATGACTGGGTATACCTTTGAGGAGATTACGCGGAGTAAACCGGAAAAATCTCTTGTCAAAGGAGCGAAACAGAACGCTGGTCGGAACGCCAAGGGTCGTTTGACTGTGAGACGCCGCGGTGGGGGACATAAGCGCAGATACCGGGTCATCGACTTCAAACGAGACAAGTTTGGCATTCCTGCTAAAGTTGCCGCAATTGAGTATGACCCGAACCGGTCGGCTCATATCGCCTTATTACACTATGTTGACGGTGAGAAACGTTACATTCTCGCGCCCGTCGGTGTTCAGGTTGGCGATATGCTGCAATCAGGCGAAGACGCAGAAATCCGCGCCGGTAATGCTTTACCGCTTGACAGAATCCCACTCGGATCGTCAATCCACAATATAGAGATGCGTCCTGGAAAAGGTGGACAACTTGTGCGGAGTGCTGGTGCCGCTGCGCAGTTGGTCGACAGAGAAGGAAAGTACGCCCGTATTCGACTCCCCTCCGGTGAGATTCGCCTTGTCCCGGTTCGAGGGATGGCAACACTCGGGCAGGTCGGCAACGTCAGCCAGATTGTTATTGGTAAAGCTGGACGTTCGAGATGGCTCGGAAAACGCCCGAAAGTTAGAGGCGTCGCTATGAATCCGATCGATCATCCGCATGGCGGTGGCGAAGGTAAGAGTTCGGGTGGTAGGCATCCAGTAACGCCTTGGGGAGTTCCAACGAAAGGGTATAAGACCCGAAAACCGAAGAAGAAATCAAACCGCTACATTGTTGGGAAACGGAAATAG